The proteins below are encoded in one region of Micromonospora sp. DSM 45708:
- a CDS encoding cobyric acid synthase, with protein sequence MSGGLLVAGTTSDAGKSVLTAGICRWLRRRGVRVAPFKAQNMSNNSAVVVGPDGRGGELGRAQAMQAAAAGLAPDLRFNPVLLKPGSDLASQVVLLGEAVDTVTAGNFHALRPGLAATAYAALAELRAEYDVVICEGAGSPAEINLRAGDYVNMGLARQAALPAIVVGDIDRGGVFASMFGTVALLDAADQALVAGFVINKFRGDLGLLRPGLDMLHRVTGRPTYGVLPWALDLWLDAEDSLAYGRVLGRPTAPRGTEWLDVAVVRLPRVSNATDVEALATEPGVRVRLTVEPAELAAADLVVLPGSKSTVADLAWLRETGLADAVLGHAAAGRPLLGICGGFQMLGRAIHDPVESRRGSVPGLGLLPVEVTFDPRKTVRRAEGTAAGDTDVPVDGYEIHHGRVSAADPGLPPLLRYADGSGEGARLGAVYGTHWHGAFESDAFRRRFLTEVAGAAGRTGFKVAPDTSFAAARERTLDLLGDLVEEHLDTGALWRLIEAGPSPDLPFVPPGAPD encoded by the coding sequence GTGAGCGGCGGGCTGCTGGTCGCCGGCACCACCTCCGACGCCGGCAAGAGCGTGCTCACCGCCGGCATCTGCCGCTGGCTGCGCCGCCGGGGCGTCCGGGTCGCCCCGTTCAAGGCGCAGAACATGTCCAACAACTCCGCGGTCGTGGTCGGCCCGGACGGTCGGGGCGGCGAACTGGGCCGGGCCCAGGCGATGCAGGCCGCCGCCGCCGGGCTCGCCCCCGACCTGCGCTTCAATCCGGTGCTGCTCAAGCCGGGCAGCGATCTCGCCAGCCAGGTGGTGCTGCTCGGCGAGGCGGTCGACACGGTGACCGCCGGAAACTTCCACGCGTTGCGTCCCGGGCTCGCCGCCACCGCGTACGCGGCGCTGGCCGAGCTGCGCGCCGAGTACGACGTGGTGATCTGCGAGGGCGCGGGCAGCCCGGCGGAGATCAACCTGCGAGCCGGTGACTACGTCAACATGGGGCTGGCCCGGCAGGCCGCGCTGCCGGCGATCGTGGTCGGCGACATCGACCGGGGTGGCGTGTTCGCCTCGATGTTCGGCACCGTGGCGCTGCTCGACGCCGCCGACCAGGCGCTGGTCGCCGGCTTCGTGATCAACAAGTTCCGGGGCGATCTCGGGCTGCTCCGCCCCGGGCTGGACATGCTGCACCGGGTCACCGGCCGGCCCACGTACGGGGTGCTGCCCTGGGCGCTGGACCTGTGGCTGGACGCGGAGGACTCGCTCGCGTACGGGCGGGTGCTCGGGCGGCCGACGGCGCCGCGCGGCACCGAGTGGCTCGACGTGGCAGTGGTCCGACTGCCCCGGGTCAGCAACGCCACCGACGTGGAGGCGCTCGCCACCGAGCCCGGGGTCCGGGTGCGGCTGACCGTCGAACCGGCCGAGCTGGCCGCCGCCGACCTGGTGGTGCTGCCCGGCTCGAAGTCGACCGTCGCCGACCTGGCCTGGCTGCGGGAGACCGGGCTGGCCGACGCGGTCCTCGGGCACGCCGCCGCCGGCCGTCCGCTGCTCGGCATCTGCGGCGGGTTCCAGATGCTCGGCCGGGCGATCCACGACCCGGTGGAGAGCCGTCGGGGCAGCGTCCCCGGCCTCGGCCTGCTGCCGGTCGAGGTCACGTTCGACCCGCGCAAGACGGTCCGCCGGGCCGAGGGCACGGCGGCCGGCGACACGGACGTGCCGGTGGACGGGTACGAGATCCACCACGGTCGGGTCTCCGCCGCCGACCCGGGCCTGCCGCCGCTGCTGCGGTACGCCGACGGCAGCGGCGAGGGCGCCCGGCTCGGCGCGGTGTACGGCACGCACTGGCACGGCGCCTTCGAATCCGACGCGTTCCGCCGCCGGTTCCTCACCGAGGTCGCCGGCGCGGCCGGTCGGACCGGCTTCAAGGTCGCGCCGGACACGTCGTTCGCGGCGGCCCGGGAACGGACCCTGGACCTGCTCGGCGACCTGGTGGAGGAGCATCTCGACACCGGGGCGCTGTGGCGACTGATCGAGGCCGGTCCGTCGCCGGACCTGCCGTTCGTGCCACCCGGCGCACCCGACTGA
- a CDS encoding rhodanese-like domain-containing protein, with the protein MCPGVDALLEQARAGLRRLTPHETVEAVRNGALLIDTRTETQRREEGELPGAIVIDRTVLEWRLDPASAWRIPEATGYDREIVVVCRQGYSSSLAAASLQTLGLRQATDMIGGVQGWREAGLPMSDRPADVRV; encoded by the coding sequence ATGTGTCCGGGCGTCGACGCCCTCCTGGAACAGGCCCGCGCCGGCCTCCGCCGGCTCACCCCGCACGAGACCGTCGAGGCGGTCCGCAACGGGGCACTGCTGATCGACACCCGCACCGAGACGCAACGCCGCGAGGAGGGCGAACTGCCCGGCGCGATCGTCATCGACCGCACGGTGCTGGAATGGCGGCTCGACCCGGCCAGCGCGTGGCGCATCCCGGAGGCCACCGGGTACGACCGCGAGATCGTGGTCGTGTGCCGCCAGGGCTACAGCTCCAGCCTGGCCGCCGCCAGCCTCCAGACGCTCGGGCTGCGTCAGGCGACCGACATGATCGGTGGCGTGCAGGGCTGGCGGGAGGCCGGGCTGCCGATGTCCGACCGTCCGGCCGACGTACGCGTCTGA
- a CDS encoding dipeptidase — protein MTTPIISESDVRAAVERELPGVRADLERLVRIPGIAFEGFDHSHVERSAEAVAELLRGCGLDTRIVRSGGQPAVIGTKAAPPGAPTVLLYAHHDVQPVGDLSLWESDPFEPVERDGRLYGRGAADDKAGIMAHVAALRAFGDRLPVGVVLFIEGEEEYGSDSLERLLAEHRDDLASDVIVIADSTNWDVGVPALTTSLRGIVNCFVEVRTLDHAVHSGMFGGAVPDALTALVKLLGTLHDDAGDVAVDGLAGREGAVVDYPEDRFRAEAGLVDGARLFGTGRITDRLWTKPALAILGIDAPATGEAPNALVPAAKAKLSVRLAPGDDPKKAYAALTAHLERNAPWGAQVTVTFEHDGAPCVIDASGPMFDAARAAFRGAWDGTDPVDIGVGGSIPFIATFQEMFPRAAILVTGVEDPHARAHGPNESLHLGEFARVCLAEALLLAKVAEAGRA, from the coding sequence ATGACCACTCCGATCATCTCCGAGTCCGACGTGCGGGCCGCCGTCGAGCGGGAACTGCCCGGTGTCCGTGCCGACCTCGAACGACTCGTCCGCATCCCGGGCATCGCCTTCGAGGGCTTCGACCACTCGCACGTGGAGCGCTCCGCCGAGGCGGTGGCGGAGCTGCTGCGCGGCTGCGGCCTCGACACCCGGATCGTCCGCTCCGGCGGCCAGCCGGCGGTGATCGGGACGAAGGCGGCCCCGCCCGGCGCGCCCACCGTGCTGCTCTACGCCCACCACGACGTGCAGCCGGTCGGTGACCTGTCGTTGTGGGAGTCCGACCCGTTCGAGCCGGTGGAGCGCGACGGCCGCCTCTACGGCCGGGGCGCCGCCGACGACAAGGCCGGAATCATGGCGCACGTCGCCGCGCTGCGCGCGTTCGGCGACCGGCTCCCGGTCGGCGTGGTGCTGTTCATCGAGGGCGAGGAGGAGTACGGCTCGGACTCGCTGGAGCGGCTGCTCGCCGAGCACCGTGACGACCTGGCCTCGGACGTCATCGTGATCGCCGACTCCACCAACTGGGACGTCGGTGTGCCGGCGCTGACCACCTCGCTGCGCGGCATCGTCAACTGCTTCGTGGAGGTGCGCACGCTCGACCACGCGGTGCACAGCGGCATGTTCGGCGGGGCCGTGCCGGACGCGCTGACCGCGCTGGTGAAGCTGCTCGGCACGCTGCACGACGACGCCGGTGACGTCGCGGTGGACGGCCTGGCCGGCCGCGAGGGCGCGGTCGTCGACTACCCGGAGGACCGGTTCCGCGCGGAGGCCGGCCTGGTCGACGGCGCGCGGTTGTTCGGTACCGGCCGGATCACCGACCGGCTCTGGACGAAGCCGGCGCTGGCGATCCTCGGCATCGACGCGCCGGCCACCGGTGAGGCGCCGAACGCGCTGGTCCCGGCCGCGAAGGCGAAGCTGAGCGTACGGCTGGCGCCGGGCGACGACCCGAAGAAGGCGTACGCCGCGCTGACCGCGCACCTGGAGCGGAACGCGCCGTGGGGCGCGCAGGTGACGGTGACGTTCGAGCACGACGGCGCACCGTGCGTGATCGACGCCAGCGGGCCGATGTTCGACGCGGCGCGCGCCGCGTTCCGGGGCGCCTGGGACGGCACCGACCCGGTCGACATCGGGGTGGGTGGCTCGATTCCGTTCATCGCCACGTTCCAAGAGATGTTCCCGCGGGCGGCGATCCTGGTGACCGGCGTGGAGGACCCGCACGCCCGGGCGCACGGGCCGAACGAGAGCCTGCACCTGGGCGAGTTCGCCCGGGTCTGCCTGGCCGAGGCGTTGTTGCTGGCCAAGGTGGCCGAGGCGGGCCGCGCCTGA
- a CDS encoding ISL3 family transposase produces the protein MRSVRVWARLFGVEQAVVEGVEFDAVEQVVVARVRVARGARRRCPFCRRRCPGYDAGVRRRWRALDLGVVRAVIEADAPRVSCRVHGVVVAAVPWARHGAGHTRAFDQAVAWLAVHAAKSVVSRLMRISWRTVGAIIARVWADSGAAVDRLDGLRRIGIDEVSYKKGHRYLSVVVDHDTGRLVWAAAGKSAATLHEFFDLLGPERAAAITHVSADGADWITTVVRRRCPNAVRCADPFHVVAWASDAVDRVRRQVWNAAAGRGTGRRGVAVGEARLVKNTRWALWKNPDNLTGAQRATLDWIAKNHPRLHRAWALKEGLRYVFTLAKTSPTTAVQALDQWIGWARRSRIDIFVDLQRRVVRHRDAIIASLEHGLSNGRIESVNAKIRLITRMAFGFHSPHALIALALLSLGGHRPQLPNR, from the coding sequence GTGCGTTCGGTAAGGGTATGGGCTCGGTTGTTCGGGGTCGAGCAGGCGGTGGTGGAGGGTGTCGAGTTCGATGCGGTCGAGCAGGTGGTGGTGGCTCGGGTGCGGGTGGCTCGGGGTGCTCGGCGGCGGTGTCCGTTTTGCCGGCGGCGGTGTCCTGGTTATGACGCGGGGGTGCGTCGGCGGTGGCGGGCGTTGGATCTGGGGGTGGTGCGGGCGGTGATCGAGGCCGATGCGCCGCGGGTGTCGTGTCGGGTGCATGGGGTGGTGGTCGCGGCGGTGCCGTGGGCCAGGCATGGGGCGGGGCATACCCGGGCGTTCGATCAGGCGGTGGCGTGGTTGGCGGTGCACGCGGCGAAGTCGGTGGTGTCGCGGTTGATGCGGATCAGTTGGCGCACGGTGGGTGCGATCATCGCGCGGGTGTGGGCTGATAGCGGCGCAGCGGTGGATCGCCTCGACGGGTTACGTCGTATCGGTATCGACGAGGTCAGCTACAAGAAAGGCCACCGGTATCTGAGCGTGGTGGTGGATCACGACACCGGCCGGCTGGTGTGGGCCGCTGCGGGCAAGAGCGCGGCTACGTTGCACGAGTTCTTCGACCTGCTCGGACCCGAGCGGGCAGCCGCGATCACCCACGTGTCGGCTGACGGCGCGGACTGGATCACCACCGTGGTGCGCCGTCGTTGCCCGAACGCGGTGCGCTGCGCCGACCCGTTCCACGTCGTGGCCTGGGCCAGCGACGCCGTGGACCGAGTCCGCCGGCAGGTATGGAACGCCGCCGCCGGTCGGGGAACAGGCCGTCGCGGTGTCGCCGTCGGCGAAGCGCGGCTGGTGAAGAACACCCGCTGGGCGTTGTGGAAGAACCCGGACAACCTCACCGGCGCACAACGGGCCACCCTCGACTGGATCGCCAAGAACCACCCCCGCCTACACCGAGCCTGGGCCCTCAAAGAAGGCCTGCGCTACGTGTTCACCCTGGCCAAAACCAGCCCCACCACAGCGGTCCAAGCCCTCGACCAATGGATCGGCTGGGCCCGCCGCAGCCGCATCGACATCTTCGTCGACCTGCAACGCCGCGTGGTCCGCCACCGCGACGCCATCATCGCCTCGCTCGAACACGGCCTGTCCAACGGCCGCATCGAATCCGTCAATGCCAAGATCCGCCTCATCACCCGGATGGCCTTCGGCTTCCACTCACCCCACGCCCTCATCGCCCTAGCCCTACTCAGCCTCGGCGGCCACCGCCCCCAACTCCCCAACCGATGA
- a CDS encoding ATP-dependent DNA ligase: MRFAELAATSAAVGATGGRRAKVELLAAALRGLDPAEIAAGAGYLAGELRQRQTGVGWAGLRDLPPPADAPMLTVAGVDAAIEEISRVGGTGSQARRRELVGRLFAAATADEQRLLVGLFRGELRQGAQAGLLAEAVARAAEVPVTVVRRALLLAGDLRAVAVAALTGGATALAGFGLQVGRPLAPMLAQSAPSVDEALTATGTPAVVDVKLDGIRIQVHRSGQDIAVFTRSLDEITGRLPEVVAAVRALPARELVLDGEAIGLDAAGRPLPFQQTSSHAARRTTPSTTGRSPVAPAVLAAAERAGEPVLTPYFFDLLHLDGADLIDLPGRERWATLARAVDPALLVGRVEVDDAAQAAAVFAAAVDAGQEGVVVKDPAAPYDAGRRGAAWVKVKPRHTLDLVVLAVEWGSGRRQGWLSNLHLGARDPGTGEFVMLGKTFKGLTDELLRWQTERFLALAVEKGDWVVRVRPEQVVEIAFDGVQTSSRYPGGMALRFARVLRYRDDKTAAEADTIDAVRAIHAGRVTG, encoded by the coding sequence GTGCGTTTCGCGGAGCTGGCGGCCACCTCGGCCGCGGTGGGCGCCACCGGCGGCCGGCGGGCCAAGGTGGAGCTGCTGGCCGCCGCGCTGCGCGGGCTCGACCCGGCCGAGATCGCGGCCGGCGCCGGCTATCTCGCCGGTGAGCTGCGCCAGCGGCAGACCGGCGTCGGTTGGGCGGGTCTGCGTGACCTGCCGCCACCGGCCGACGCGCCGATGCTGACCGTGGCCGGGGTCGACGCGGCGATCGAGGAGATCTCCCGGGTCGGCGGCACCGGCTCGCAGGCCCGGCGGCGGGAGCTGGTCGGCCGGCTCTTCGCCGCCGCGACCGCCGACGAGCAACGCCTCCTGGTCGGGCTGTTCCGGGGGGAGCTGCGCCAGGGCGCCCAGGCCGGCCTGCTCGCCGAGGCGGTGGCCCGGGCCGCCGAGGTGCCGGTCACTGTCGTCCGGCGGGCCCTGCTGCTCGCCGGTGACCTGCGGGCGGTGGCGGTCGCGGCGCTCACCGGCGGCGCCACCGCGCTGGCCGGGTTCGGGCTCCAGGTGGGCCGCCCGCTCGCGCCGATGCTGGCCCAGAGCGCGCCCTCGGTCGACGAGGCGCTCACCGCCACCGGCACCCCGGCGGTGGTCGACGTCAAGCTCGACGGCATCCGCATCCAGGTGCACCGCTCCGGCCAGGACATCGCGGTGTTCACCCGCAGCCTCGACGAGATCACCGGCCGGCTGCCCGAGGTGGTGGCCGCCGTCCGCGCGCTGCCCGCCCGCGAGCTGGTGCTCGACGGCGAGGCGATCGGGCTGGACGCCGCCGGCCGGCCGCTGCCGTTCCAGCAGACGTCGAGCCACGCGGCCCGGCGCACCACGCCCAGCACCACCGGCCGCAGCCCGGTCGCGCCGGCCGTGCTGGCCGCCGCCGAGCGCGCCGGCGAGCCGGTGCTCACGCCGTACTTCTTCGACCTGCTGCACCTCGACGGCGCCGACCTGATCGACCTGCCCGGGCGGGAGCGGTGGGCGACGCTGGCCCGTGCGGTCGACCCGGCGCTGCTGGTCGGCCGCGTGGAGGTGGACGACGCGGCGCAGGCCGCGGCGGTGTTCGCCGCGGCGGTCGACGCCGGCCAGGAAGGTGTGGTGGTCAAGGACCCGGCCGCGCCCTACGACGCCGGGCGGCGCGGCGCGGCCTGGGTCAAGGTCAAGCCCCGGCACACACTCGACCTGGTGGTGCTGGCGGTCGAGTGGGGCAGCGGCCGGCGTCAGGGTTGGCTGTCCAACCTGCACCTCGGCGCCCGTGACCCGGGCACCGGCGAGTTCGTCATGCTCGGCAAGACGTTCAAGGGGCTCACCGACGAGCTGCTGCGCTGGCAGACCGAGCGTTTCCTGGCGCTGGCCGTGGAGAAGGGCGACTGGGTGGTCCGGGTGCGGCCGGAGCAGGTCGTCGAGATCGCCTTCGACGGGGTGCAGACCAGCAGCCGCTACCCGGGCGGGATGGCGTTGCGCTTCGCCCGGGTGCTGCGCTACCGGGACGACAAGACCGCCGCCGAGGCGGACACGATCGACGCGGTCCGGGCGATCCACGCCGGCCGGGTCACCGGCTGA
- a CDS encoding SURF1 family cytochrome oxidase biogenesis protein codes for MYRFLLTPRWLGYLALTLVAAAVMVFLGNWQLDRYHGRTAVNERIDAGATMTPAPLRDALPAPTGGPGSAGPAPAERLTWSRVTATGRYDSANIVLIRGRTLDNTVGFEVLTPLVLADGTAVLVDRGWIPPVPGAGATVQPRVPVAPAGEVTVTGRVVGSESGGGAVARRDGKLEARRIDIARLAKQLPYPVTGGYVLLDGQTPAADPVFQAVPIGHTNNWQNFGYVWQWWIFAVMSLVGYGWVARREARRRAGLDGPRVPVDRAAEPAAAEPAAP; via the coding sequence GTGTACCGGTTCCTGCTGACCCCGCGCTGGCTCGGCTACCTGGCGCTGACCCTGGTGGCCGCCGCGGTGATGGTGTTCCTGGGCAACTGGCAGCTGGACCGCTACCACGGGCGGACCGCGGTCAACGAGCGGATCGACGCCGGCGCCACCATGACACCCGCGCCGCTGCGTGACGCGCTGCCCGCGCCGACCGGCGGCCCGGGCAGCGCGGGTCCGGCCCCGGCGGAGCGCCTCACCTGGAGCCGGGTCACCGCCACCGGCCGCTACGACAGCGCCAACATCGTCCTGATCCGCGGCCGGACCCTCGACAACACGGTCGGCTTCGAGGTGCTCACGCCGCTGGTGCTCGCCGACGGCACCGCGGTGCTCGTCGACCGCGGCTGGATCCCGCCCGTCCCGGGCGCCGGCGCGACCGTCCAGCCCCGGGTGCCGGTGGCGCCGGCCGGCGAGGTGACCGTCACCGGCCGGGTGGTCGGCAGCGAGAGCGGCGGCGGCGCGGTGGCCCGGCGCGACGGCAAGCTGGAGGCGCGCCGCATCGACATCGCCCGCCTGGCGAAGCAACTGCCCTACCCGGTGACCGGCGGTTACGTGCTGCTGGACGGCCAGACGCCGGCCGCCGACCCGGTGTTCCAGGCGGTGCCGATCGGGCACACCAACAACTGGCAGAACTTCGGCTACGTGTGGCAGTGGTGGATCTTCGCGGTGATGAGCCTGGTCGGCTACGGCTGGGTGGCGCGCCGGGAGGCCCGCCGGCGGGCCGGCCTGGACGGCCCGCGCGTGCCGGTGGACCGGGCCGCCGAACCGGCTGCCGCCGAACCCGCCGCCCCCTGA
- a CDS encoding cobyrinate a,c-diamide synthase, translated as MTDVPRVVLSAPSSGHGTGALSLGLLAALADRGLPVAGFKVGPDQVDAAYLGLAAGRPGRSLDPRLVGPERIGPLFAHGAAGAGFALVQGTMGLYDSVAGRPESESTAAVATALRSPVVLVVDVAAMGQSVAALVHGFRAYDEQLWLGGVILNRVASPRHETLLREALDDVGVPVYGALRRHELPPVLPARRHGAAPVVRGDAEAERGVRRLGEAVAATVDLDRLLTLARSAPALTVEPWSPGPADGPPASAERPVVALAGGPAGSYSHPETAELLRAAGAEVVTFDPLRDEALPAGARALVVGGGLPEAYAEQLSTNRRLCIAVAELARAGRPVVAEGAGLLWLARELDGMPMCGVLDAVGTVRDGLVVGYREATAVTGSVVASAGVTVTGHKQHAAVLTPRAGDRPAWQWGGGTPEGFVRHGVHASQLVPHWAALPGIAERLVAAALPAAVHPDVDQGVRVGDQAIPGANSLIN; from the coding sequence ATGACCGACGTGCCGCGCGTCGTGCTGAGCGCGCCTTCCTCGGGGCACGGCACCGGTGCCCTCTCCCTCGGCCTGCTCGCGGCGCTCGCCGACCGGGGGCTCCCGGTGGCCGGGTTCAAGGTCGGCCCGGACCAGGTGGACGCGGCGTACCTCGGGCTGGCCGCCGGCCGGCCGGGGCGCTCGCTGGACCCGCGGCTGGTCGGCCCGGAGCGGATCGGCCCGCTCTTCGCGCACGGTGCGGCTGGGGCCGGGTTCGCGCTGGTGCAGGGCACCATGGGGCTCTACGACTCGGTCGCCGGCCGGCCGGAGAGCGAGTCCACCGCCGCCGTCGCCACGGCGCTGCGCAGTCCGGTGGTGCTGGTGGTGGACGTGGCCGCGATGGGCCAGTCGGTGGCCGCGCTGGTGCACGGCTTCCGGGCCTACGACGAGCAGCTCTGGTTGGGCGGCGTGATCCTCAACCGGGTGGCCTCGCCCCGGCACGAGACGCTGCTGCGGGAGGCGCTTGACGACGTCGGGGTGCCGGTCTACGGCGCGCTGCGCCGGCACGAGCTGCCCCCGGTGCTGCCCGCCCGCCGGCACGGCGCCGCGCCGGTGGTGCGCGGCGACGCCGAGGCCGAGCGCGGGGTGCGCCGGCTCGGTGAGGCGGTGGCCGCCACCGTCGACCTCGACCGGCTGCTGACACTGGCCCGCTCCGCCCCCGCACTCACCGTCGAGCCCTGGTCGCCCGGCCCGGCGGACGGCCCGCCCGCGTCGGCGGAACGCCCGGTGGTCGCGCTGGCCGGTGGCCCGGCCGGCAGCTACAGCCATCCGGAGACCGCCGAGCTGCTGCGGGCCGCCGGCGCCGAGGTGGTCACGTTCGACCCGCTGCGCGACGAGGCGCTGCCCGCCGGTGCCCGCGCCCTGGTCGTCGGCGGCGGGCTCCCGGAGGCGTACGCGGAGCAGCTCTCCACCAACCGCCGGCTCTGCATCGCGGTGGCGGAGCTGGCCCGCGCCGGCCGTCCGGTGGTCGCCGAGGGGGCCGGCCTGCTCTGGCTGGCCCGCGAGCTGGACGGCATGCCCATGTGCGGGGTGCTCGACGCGGTCGGCACGGTCCGGGACGGCCTGGTGGTCGGCTACCGGGAGGCGACCGCGGTCACCGGAAGCGTGGTGGCGTCGGCCGGGGTCACGGTGACCGGGCACAAGCAGCACGCGGCGGTGCTCACGCCGCGGGCCGGTGACCGGCCGGCCTGGCAGTGGGGCGGGGGCACGCCCGAGGGCTTCGTCCGCCACGGCGTGCACGCCTCGCAGCTCGTGCCGCACTGGGCCGCGCTTCCCGGGATCGCCGAGCGGCTGGTGGCCGCCGCCCTGCCCGCCGCTGTCCACCCCGACGTCGATCAAGGAGTTCGCGTCGGGGATCAGGCGATCCCAGGCGCAAACTCCTTGATCAACTAA
- a CDS encoding transglycosylase domain-containing protein produces the protein MSNRPLASAGRAVPLLRAGLIAGIVVAAALYPMAAVTGIGAKATAHAVEQKTDILKTALPAETSYLYAPDGRTVLTMFYEEYRQYTKIENMSPNIQQAIVAAEDNRFYQHHGVDPKGVARAFVSNARSGGVSQGASTLTMQYVRMALRDSASTPKEVQEATQQTSLRKVKEMRMALDIEKHLSKEQILERYLNSAYFGHRAYGIYAASQIFFSKTPATLTPVEAATLAGLVKSPSEYDPITSDQKDATGRRNYVLDNMARLGYLSPDAAAAAKGQPIKLKLTDPPNDCAAIDDAHRSWGFYCDYLKNWWSAQPAFGENRLERMDKLRRGGYRIVLALDPKTQAAAEKNVGAKENTGSPFANGIVVAEPGTGRIKAMAVNRNYSLDLAENPNSSNPEAGPKVKANYPNTVAPLLGGGTLPGYQAGSTFKMFPMLAALNAGMPLSTAYDSPYKYQSAIYNGWAPSNASAAMTGRQTMWSGFGKSVNTYFVQLEEKVGADAGVRLAEQLGLRWRTDVDKNQASPANARKWGAFTLGVSDATPLEMANAYAAVAADGRYCEAIPVNAIMNRDGTPATWSTPGGVQREVAKPRCRQVVNADAARAATDAARCPTGDTPAKGSCGGWSTADSVRGTVGRPVAGKTGTTDSTRSAWFVGFTPELAAASFIADPDNPFNAVGDGQSQIPVNAVAETLRDALKGQPTRQFTPPSDQIVG, from the coding sequence GTGAGCAATCGACCCCTTGCGTCCGCCGGTCGTGCCGTGCCCCTTCTCCGTGCCGGGCTGATCGCCGGCATCGTCGTCGCCGCCGCGTTGTACCCGATGGCCGCCGTCACCGGCATCGGCGCGAAGGCCACCGCGCACGCCGTGGAGCAGAAGACGGACATCCTCAAGACCGCGCTGCCGGCCGAGACGTCGTACCTGTACGCGCCCGACGGCCGGACCGTGCTGACCATGTTCTACGAGGAGTACCGGCAGTACACCAAGATCGAGAACATGTCGCCGAACATCCAGCAGGCGATCGTCGCCGCCGAGGACAACCGGTTCTACCAGCACCACGGCGTCGACCCGAAGGGCGTGGCCCGCGCCTTCGTCTCCAACGCCCGCTCCGGCGGCGTCTCCCAGGGCGCCTCGACGCTCACCATGCAGTACGTCCGGATGGCGCTGCGGGACAGCGCGAGCACGCCGAAGGAGGTCCAGGAGGCCACCCAGCAGACCAGCCTGCGCAAGGTCAAGGAGATGCGCATGGCGCTCGACATCGAGAAGCACCTGAGCAAGGAGCAGATCCTCGAGCGCTACCTCAACTCGGCCTACTTCGGCCACCGGGCGTACGGCATCTACGCCGCCTCGCAGATCTTCTTCTCCAAGACGCCGGCCACGCTCACCCCGGTCGAGGCGGCCACACTGGCCGGGCTGGTGAAGTCCCCCTCCGAGTACGACCCGATCACCTCCGACCAGAAGGACGCCACCGGCCGACGCAACTACGTGCTGGACAACATGGCCCGCCTCGGCTACCTGTCGCCGGACGCCGCCGCGGCGGCCAAGGGCCAGCCGATCAAGCTGAAGCTGACCGACCCGCCGAACGACTGCGCCGCGATCGACGACGCGCACCGGAGCTGGGGCTTCTACTGCGACTACCTGAAGAACTGGTGGAGCGCGCAGCCCGCGTTCGGCGAGAACCGCCTGGAACGGATGGACAAGCTGCGCCGTGGCGGCTACCGGATCGTGCTCGCGCTCGACCCGAAGACGCAGGCGGCGGCCGAGAAGAACGTGGGCGCCAAGGAGAACACCGGCAGCCCGTTCGCCAACGGCATCGTGGTCGCCGAGCCCGGCACCGGGCGGATCAAGGCGATGGCGGTGAACCGGAACTACTCGCTCGACCTGGCCGAGAACCCGAACAGCTCCAACCCGGAGGCCGGCCCGAAGGTCAAGGCGAACTACCCGAACACGGTGGCGCCCCTGCTCGGCGGTGGGACGCTCCCCGGCTACCAGGCCGGCTCGACGTTCAAGATGTTCCCGATGCTCGCCGCGCTCAACGCCGGGATGCCGCTGTCCACCGCGTACGACTCGCCGTACAAGTACCAGTCGGCGATCTACAACGGCTGGGCGCCGTCCAACGCCAGCGCCGCGATGACCGGCCGACAGACCATGTGGTCCGGCTTCGGCAAGTCGGTGAACACCTACTTCGTCCAGTTGGAGGAGAAGGTCGGCGCGGACGCCGGGGTGCGCCTGGCCGAGCAGCTCGGGCTGCGCTGGCGCACCGACGTGGACAAGAACCAGGCGTCGCCGGCCAACGCGAGGAAGTGGGGCGCGTTCACGCTGGGGGTCTCCGACGCCACCCCGCTGGAGATGGCGAACGCGTACGCGGCCGTCGCCGCCGACGGGCGCTACTGCGAGGCGATCCCGGTCAACGCGATCATGAACCGGGACGGCACGCCGGCCACCTGGTCCACCCCCGGCGGGGTGCAGCGCGAGGTGGCCAAGCCCCGGTGCCGTCAGGTGGTCAACGCGGACGCGGCCCGCGCCGCCACCGACGCGGCCCGCTGCCCGACCGGCGACACCCCGGCCAAGGGGAGCTGCGGCGGCTGGTCGACGGCGGACAGCGTACGAGGGACGGTCGGCCGGCCGGTCGCCGGCAAGACGGGCACCACGGACAGCACCCGGTCGGCGTGGTTCGTCGGCTTCACGCCGGAGCTGGCCGCGGCGAGCTTCATCGCCGATCCGGACAACCCGTTCAACGCGGTGGGTGACGGGCAGTCCCAGATCCCGGTGAACGCCGTCGCCGAGACGCTGCGCGACGCGCTGAAGGGCCAACCGACGCGCCAGTTCACCCCGCCGTCCGACCAGATCGTCGGCTGA